aatacccatgaggaagttcccctcatttttctgagtgttttgacatgtcacaagtccatgttgtaaaaagttttttgattttgcatatattgaggggtggggctgcggcacaaccgaaaggccagtcggtacaccaattataactttgttcagagtatcaccctaaaggagctggccgagtttggtgtagatagttcgaaagcctgccgagttataaacctccaaagtttataatgggagtctatgggaaaaaggccagtttgagacctggtaccggaagtaccggtactcggatcgcttagaaaagtaatagcaacaaacttcagaccagggtctacaacatgtcagaatttggtgcatgtggctcgaaagccctaggaggagttactatttataattttttgtctaaggAAAACAGactgttggctttgtagaagccaacataaATTTAGAAATAAGCATAAGAGGTCccctttaaattaattaaattcctTATGAGAATCTGCTTGACAAATGAGCTATGTTAATAGAGATATCACATCCACCAATAATTATCCtacaaacattatttacataccTGACTTTCTTTTTGGGACTTGTGACTGTGCCCCTGGCTGACCCTGTGAAGACAGCTGTGGGTTTGGAGAAAGAAAATTACTCATATACCAAATAAAGttttatcttattatttaaaatactagATATAACACAGAAGTGCTGCATGTGGTGTGGTTAGCATGAAATGTGCTCATCAAATTTCATGACAATCCAattgattttaagatttattgCCTTCAAGCGCTCATGGACAAACACTGAAATCCTTTTACCCCACTGACAAGAAGGACCTAAGGATTCACTGCATCTTAGACTCTCTTATGTGTGCTATGTAAGCACTTCTAAAACTGTGTTTCAATTGGTGCCATGAGTTTGCATGGCTTTTAGAAATAACTATACATATAGTACGCACAGAAAATGACCAAAATCAAATGTATGCTTAATTTGTGAGGCCTGATGGGAGGGGTGGTATTTTTACAGTTGAATACTTTCATACTTTCAGACCTGAACACAGAATGCTGTTACAATTGAGAAAGAAAACTGGTTGTGTAACAGTATTTTGGATCCGCGCATCGTCTTAAAGTGACCGTAGCCTATATTCGTGATGCTTTCTGTATCATGAATGTCaatcaaacaataaaaaacaaagaggaaaaatcaCTTTTGCAGTTTTAAcacaaattaattatatttaatttatacagtTAAGAATATGCAGTGTTATTTTACATTTGACCATTAAATTTCTGTTCCTGTTAGATTTacctgaaaatatataaaagcactatttatttcatttgtatctttgttctattgtatttatttatgcttgtgatttgttcattattttcaatGTGTATTCACCCACCTACAAAATCACCCAATCACCCTTGAATGGTTAATTCTTTACAAATAGAGCTACTCAAGTTatctggtgatttttttttggtgaatttCTATCATAATATATGgtggagaaaaacaaaatttttacattttaattttttcaaaTATCATGCGGCCCTACCCTGACATTTAAGTGTGTGACTCAAGAAATTTGTTCCAACAGCCCTAGTACAGATAGATCTATCATCtgtctaataatataatatcagaTGGACTTTTCTTGTAGATTAATCATGGAAATATAAACTTGAAAGTTTTACTTTGGTATCAAGCAGCAAAAATGTTTTAGCATGACATGTTTGAGTTAATTTCCCTACTTGACATAATGCATCCTGCAATGTGACTTTCACATGCATACATTGCATTGTTGATTCTGAAAATATATATCATGCAGCCCTAACCTGCATAAAGCTCTatggggaaaaacaaaacaaaaaaacactggaaGTAGAGTAACGTTAAAGTAACCCATGGGTCAAACACTTCAAGACTTTACAAATATAAATTGTAACTTTTTAAATCTGTCCTAATTACCTTGACCCTCCGAGGTACTcatctgctccatctccccctctgtagtgcttgtctgctccatctccccctctgtagtgcccgtctgctccatctccccctctgtagtgcctgtctgctccatctccccctctgtagtgcccgtctgctccatctccccctctgtagtgcccgtctgctccatctccccctctgtagtgcccgtctgctccatctccccctctgtagtgcccgtctgctccatctccccctctGTAGTGCCCGTCTGCTCCACCCGCGTGGTCCTCACCACCTCGCGGTTGCTTGTGTTCTCCAATGGTTCacagggtgtgaggtgcagcgAAATCAGCTGATCATCATTAATATCCTTGGTCCAACCTGTGCAAGTTAAACAAGTGTTGTTTCACTCCCATTTATAGGGTTAAAAATTTAACTTGAACTGTACATATTTAAGTGTTAATCTGTTTGAATCATATAATCAAATTTTTCATAACCAGATTTGTGGGAACTTTAGATTCCAGGGAAATTATTGATAGTCTACTGGATGTATTATACATCTGCAAATCtatatttaattgattttctGTGACTAAAACAAATACATCTTTTAGTCAGGAAAAAACAGAGTGCTCATAATATGTATTCAAAAAATGACACCAAGTGTAATGTTTGTTTGCAGACTGAGTCTGTATTTAGTTTAGACTAGACTGTGTTGTGCACTAAAAAACTTTAGGCTTTATGCCTCCAAGTTAGTAGTAGTGTAAGCGTGTGGTGTATCCAGCCAGCATTTgatggttttctttttctttgtgctaTTTCCGTTAATGGTCCATCTGCATCATGAGCTCTACAGTTGAGATTTATTACAATTTGATTCATTGACTCAGTGACCAAAACAGACCTTAGCAGATATCATGGATCTAATTAGTATATGTCCCTACAAAAATTACTTTTGGTCAGTGTgcctaaacattaaaaatattgttgtactgtatgtgggcTGAAAACAGAAAGGAAATATGGCTCGTAGAAACACCATCCCAAACATAATTCCATAGTAGTATGTTTAAACCCAATATTGTGGgttatatatattatcttaAACACTTGCTTACAATCATAGAACATGTGTTGGATATATAAAAATGGAAACCTCTCCCAAGTTTCTACTGTCAAGGAGGTTAGGACTGAAATTGACTGAATTTaaggttgttttattttttagggtTTGGCCATTCCTTTAAtgatttaaacactgacaaaatCTTGTGtactaaaaaaaagttgtgaaaATACAGTGCATGCATCTCACCATCAAAAATGGTTTCATATATTGGGCCTATCCTCTGAAGGTAGTCCTGGGCACGGGTGGAGAGTGTGCAGCGAGGGGTTAATATTTCacacttattttctttttttttgttttgctttccaAGGAGCAGAACTGGCTTGTATCCAATGGCATGGAGTTTCTCAAGCTGCAATGAAATGACAACATTGTGAATTTGCAGCAAAAATAACTAAGAATATTAATTATTGAgaaaatataacattattaacGACAGCATCCAGGTTAATACTATTTAGGATATTTAACTTCATGGTGTGTTTAGCTTTTGTATACCAAGTATGTGAAAACAGTAAAAGCTCATACAGTTGAAGCAAAAAACAACTCTTCTGTttagaaaaacagcaaaaagatgAATCTCACACCATGAAGGTAAGAGAGAACTTTTTGCAAAATTAGTAGCTTGGGTTTAGCACCTACATTGAAAGAATTGTGTAACCACTGTGCAATTGGATAGTGATTAATAGATTAATAGAtctatagattaaaaaaaagtttttttttctgcctttatGTTTTATAACCAAATGAGTGAATGCTGcacatacatttacacttgACATATGTACATTGTAAAATGCTTTAATGAATGTAGTTCATTTGTTATTTCTCGTTTACTTGATAAAGTTtgattattactgtatattgcacCTGTGATTCTGTTATAATGCATGCCTGTATTTGTTATGAACTCAGAATTGCACTGAAAAATGTGGCGGTGTGTGCTTTACATCACTTCATATATAGTGCAAGAGAAACTATGAGTATGCAATTTTACATCAGtaagtaatgaaataaaagcaaagcaCTAATAAATCCTGGTACGTTGTGTGTTAGCTGGTAAGGATTTGCATGCACGTGATGGTCATTGTATTTATCAGCAGCAGTTTCCATGTTTCATTTAAGTATTGTGTTTACCATTGGAACTGAAGCCCTAAAATGTAacaatgtattattttgtatatttttaaattactcTGGTGGCTTATGCAAACTTAccaactttattttattaacaaaaactagTTTGGGACTGCTATTTAATAGCCTTACATTATAAGCCTACTTTTTCACCAGTATTAGTCATATTAGTACAatttatgtgtatgttaatAAAGTGGGATAGTACTTGTAAATTTgcttgttttgtaaataaaaaataaattttatatatatatatatatatatatatatatatatacacatacatacacacacacacacacacacacaaacactgaaatactgtggcattgtgtgtgtgtgtgtgtgtgtgtgtgtgtgtgtgtgtgtataaacaagcaaatttatttcacacacacacagtcatgatgTGGAAAATGTGGGTCCCCGGCCCAAACCACTGTCCTAGATGACAGTTTAACATCATGTAAGAAATTGCACCTACCATGATTAAGGCTTCAACCACTGTTGTGGTTCTTCTTACGAACAAACACCCATTCCTCTCGCTTGTCATCAAACCTCTGAAGCCTCTTCTTGAGGTGCTGCTTCAGAGGCTGCTCCTTTTTGCAATGGCAACAGATCTTCtgtgcacaaaataaaatacccTGACAAAATGGACAAATCTTTTTTGTAGACCCCCCTGGTATTATatcaacagacagacagacagatagacagactgatagacagagaaaaataacagacaagtagacaaaaacagaaagagaagaaagattgAGAAAGAGAAATTGAGATAGAGAACAGATAGATATTGAAGAGATGGATAGAAATATAGAtggacagagatagatagatagatagatagatagatagatagatagatagatagatagatagatagatagatagatagatagatagaggttAGCTCTTAAAAGTGCCTTTGGTTTTTGGAAATGAGGTGATTAAATAGGGTGAAGGTGAAGTTTGACGGGATCTGCAGGGAGAACAGAAAAAGTTCATTATGTAGTGAAGGCTAGATATgttgaaaaaatgtttaaaatgtgacaaattgtccataaaatacttaataaaacaataaaattcacGTTTTTCCCATTTTCTGTATGACTGCACAAAAGGCgcgtcgtttttttttcttctttttttactgttacctgttacctgtcgcccccccattttcatgattttcgcctagatgacatacccacataaaaagtggtacagctcccatatactttgacacacagaggtgagcttggtctcattggaaagaagagagtctctagtttccgacacaagtgtcagcttgattctaagccttactgacacagagttatagaggctagaatggagggtgtttatttccgtctgagttgtttacctgataaactgattacatacattgctgtatttaattctggttggtaaacaacaactgagggccatagccacatgtcttggctttcaccaaaaaaaaaaatgaagtcaaaagacacaaaaatggattttatatgaatatttttctatggacatgtccgtctgttcaggtttttcttgtttattttttttactgtataactttgtataaaaggactgcatgcttagttcaaaagtcctataacaaagagaacccctctgcctataactctgttttgaaaaaatgcctgtaaactgacaccctgaggtgtgagagtgtgaaacgttcgagaattgcgcaataaagctgaaaaaaattaatatgcgcacgcttattgcacagcccgaactcaccagatgtatcatgttgcatctcgttggaatcgtctccttattggctaaagagctatgatgctcgcgaaacatcaaatcgctactggacggagcaaatgtcagtcaaagggagggtcacccacatagcatggagagacctcattggcttcttagctgcctatctcggccgcacaggcactggttggctcatgcgagggcttgtttgattcgtcagatcctcgactacaaatctgacgcgttttgaaattttggtatgtgtccaatgagacgtaggagtccaacaaagggcggaagtgaagcttcgtgttcagtttccggtcaaacacataattcttgtgaagcgagcaaagcgttttggattaaaaggattacattttcaagttttttggactctcggggatttttacaagcatttgttttggaaaatacattaacattagtgacaatgtgaagaaagggaaatttaaagaccagcgtttaaaagtgagtaaacagatcgaactagcgccacctagttcaattttctatcaaatggttaaattactataaatcatattatgctgtgtgtgtgcgcttaataaaatcctgagagtctaagctttcaaacagtatataatttaaccgtgtatttagaggatttaatgcttaaaagttacaatgaagttacaatgaatttgatgcattttcgcctcctagcggtggtggctcggTACCGAGACGTAGGCCTCTATATGGAAACAGTTGGTCGGCCTTTAATTCGTTGCGCTAACATGTAAACCATGTGAGTCTAATGGCAAAGAAAAGCAtcaattataacatttaatCATCACATTCAAGTCTCGTGGCTTACCTGGGAAGTGGTTTTGAGCgcaatgaaggagaattcgCGGCCTGCAGAAATCAACCAATCGCAAAGCGGGCTGGCTCCGTCTCCATAGCAGCCGTCTCCGCTGAGGCTCACGGGTAATGCGGGCGTCCACTAATTagtttaattgattttttatttttattttaattcaatcaATAACCACAACTAATCCCCCTTCCTCACAATAgaaggagaataaaataaaacggatggtcatgacatcgtattgttgaattatcaagcacactttcgtgtttatgtgttgaaagaaagatgaggacGTCATTAAAAGAGAATAGGCGGTGGGTCAAcaggtagttttagctgacgtcATCAACATAGTAAAAGTAGAAAAGGCTCATGGgtactgtagtatttagtttacttTCCTAATgcttccgagtggcagaaagaaaaacgtggAGCGGACTCGAAAGAcgcttcctattgaaatacattagattgAAAGAAGGGAAATACGTGTCCACGAACACGAATCAATGGATTACAGTTCGTGACTATGACTATGtcacgaactgccgtgagactgggatataataaaaggagaataaaataatacggatggtcatgacatcgtattgttgaattatcaagcacactttcgtgtttatgtgttgaaagaaagatgaggacgtcattaaaagagaattgGGGGTGGGTCATCAtgtagttttagctgacgtctTCAACACAGTAAAAGTAGACCATAgcacaaagcaataaaaacaaggataaaatctcctggttgaatgttgagtaatgtagtgcataaagtttaaaaatgaataacaaatgagcaaaaacaatgcttccgagtggcagaaaaaaacgtggtgcagacacgaaagatgcttcctattgaaatacattagatcgaaagtccgttctgagtgacacgaaaaaaaggaaaattcgtCTCCACGAACACAAATCAAACAGATTACAAACTGCCGTGAGCCTGGGTTGgacatgaagacaataggattccgcactgcacaaggcaacgcggcttaactaaagac
This genomic window from Tachysurus fulvidraco isolate hzauxx_2018 chromosome 18, HZAU_PFXX_2.0, whole genome shotgun sequence contains:
- the LOC113652426 gene encoding involucrin-like, translated to MTSERNGCLFVRRTTTVVEALIMLEKLHAIGYKPVLLLGKQNKKKENKCEILTPRCTLSTRAQDYLQRIGPIYETIFDGWTKDINDDQLISLHLTPCEPLENTSNREVVRTTRVEQTGTTEGEMEQTGTTEGEMEQTGTTEGEMEQTGTTEGEMEQTGTTEGEMEQTGTTEGEMEQTGTTEGEMEQTSTTEGEMEQMSTSEGQAVFTGSARGTVTSPKKKVRWTKTYA